From the genome of Hymenobacter sp. PAMC 26628, one region includes:
- a CDS encoding PorP/SprF family type IX secretion system membrane protein, translating into MKKSLLALLLLASGAAPALAQQQPQFTHYGFNGMYLNPAYAGIKGQGEVNLIGRYQYYNLTNTRGDANGAPRTGLITASLPILALNGGVGLAVSYDQAGEVRVTNTALSYSQHIKLGAGKLGFGVQGTFTYISAGTFVAIDPTDPYIPYNGSDRKFDAGAGIWYESPKFYAGLSANNLLRSTYHFANQYGNAVPSYLGENHAYLTAGYNIEASSSVTVTPTILAKAVLPGSFDSGNKFGNAKNYSFEGGLRATLDDKYWIGANYRLQESVSGLIGLSFAKNNAFRIGYAFDFIAFNQDARALSSHEILLSYRLPKPGLILRPAIRTPRYSF; encoded by the coding sequence ATGAAAAAAAGCTTACTCGCCCTTCTCTTGCTGGCCAGTGGCGCAGCTCCGGCCCTGGCACAACAGCAGCCCCAGTTCACTCACTACGGCTTCAACGGCATGTACCTCAACCCAGCGTACGCTGGCATCAAGGGGCAAGGCGAGGTTAATCTAATCGGCCGCTACCAATACTACAACCTTACCAATACCCGCGGCGATGCCAATGGGGCCCCCCGCACGGGCTTAATTACGGCCTCGCTGCCCATTTTGGCCCTCAACGGCGGCGTGGGCTTAGCTGTGAGTTACGATCAGGCCGGCGAAGTGCGAGTGACCAATACTGCACTGTCGTACTCACAACACATCAAACTAGGGGCCGGCAAGTTGGGTTTCGGTGTCCAAGGCACGTTTACCTACATCAGCGCGGGGACATTCGTAGCCATTGATCCCACCGACCCTTACATTCCCTACAACGGATCCGACCGCAAGTTCGACGCGGGGGCCGGCATCTGGTACGAATCGCCCAAATTCTACGCAGGCCTGAGCGCGAATAACTTGTTGCGCTCTACTTACCACTTTGCTAACCAGTACGGCAATGCTGTTCCTTCCTATTTAGGAGAAAATCACGCTTATTTAACGGCAGGGTACAATATTGAAGCATCGTCTTCCGTTACCGTCACGCCCACTATACTCGCCAAAGCTGTGCTACCCGGCAGCTTCGATTCAGGCAATAAGTTTGGCAATGCAAAAAATTATTCTTTTGAAGGAGGCCTGCGGGCCACTCTTGATGATAAATATTGGATAGGTGCAAACTATCGGCTGCAAGAATCCGTTTCGGGATTAATTGGATTAAGCTTTGCTAAAAACAATGCTTTTCGCATAGGCTACGCTTTTGATTTTATTGCATTTAATCAAGATGCGCGGGCCCTTAGTTCCCACGAAATTTTGCTCTCGTACCGCTTGCCCAAACCCGGATTGATTCTCCGGCCGGCCATCCGCACGCCCCGCTACAGTTTCTAG